A window of the Bradyrhizobium diazoefficiens genome harbors these coding sequences:
- a CDS encoding NuoB/complex I 20 kDa subunit family protein: MDRPLIVPARGLLDAGTGKPISDEFFGAIRVDLADKGFFITAADDLITWARSGSLMWMTFGLACCAIEMMQMAMPRYDAERFGFAPRASPRQSDVMIVAGTLCNKMAPALRKVYDQMPEPRYVISMGSCANGGGYYHYSYSVTRGCDRIVPVDIYVPGCPPTAEALLYGVMLLQKKIRRTGTIER, encoded by the coding sequence ATGGATCGTCCATTGATCGTACCCGCCAGGGGGCTCCTGGACGCGGGAACCGGCAAGCCGATAAGTGACGAGTTTTTCGGCGCCATCAGGGTTGATCTCGCCGACAAGGGCTTCTTTATCACGGCGGCCGATGACCTCATCACCTGGGCGCGAAGCGGCTCATTGATGTGGATGACGTTCGGGCTCGCCTGTTGCGCAATCGAAATGATGCAGATGGCGATGCCGCGCTACGACGCGGAGCGGTTCGGATTTGCGCCGCGCGCCAGCCCGAGACAGTCGGATGTCATGATCGTGGCCGGCACGTTATGCAACAAAATGGCACCTGCACTGCGCAAAGTGTACGACCAGATGCCGGAACCGCGATATGTGATCTCGATGGGGTCATGCGCCAATGGTGGGGGTTACTATCACTATTCCTATTCGGTGACCCGCGGGTGCGATCGCATTGTTCCCGTCGACATCTACGTTCCCGGTTGTCCACCGACGGCAGAGGCGCTGCTCTACGGCGTGATGCTTCTGCAAAAGAAGATCCGCCGGACCGGGACGATCGAGCGTTGA
- a CDS encoding S1C family serine protease, with amino-acid sequence MEAEIARAGLIRDWRRPSAIGGTVAVAILMIASLAQGHAVNFHGQPLAETGHAVWQHQVADASHDAGPGSFADLAEKVAPAVIAVSAKTGATLQAFPNRRRGPRNESSAPHAPEQGQDRGELVSMGSGFLISPDGYAVTNSHVVEDSDTAEISTSDNKTYSAKVIGKDALSDLALMKVEGRSDFAYVKLADQPPRVGDWVLAVGNSFGLGGSVTAGIVSARERNLEISSSEDFLQIDAPINNGASGGPSFNTQGEVVGVNSMILSPGGGSAGIAFAIPADTVKAVIPQLKDRGAVTRGWIGAEVQSVTPDIAESLAANNPHGAIVVSVQDNGPAAKAGLRSGDVISSLRNEPIKSANELTKKIHVMAPGSSAQFTVLRQGKESSLSVTLGRLPDQSSSPAADPR; translated from the coding sequence ATGGAAGCAGAGATAGCTCGCGCGGGTTTAATTCGCGATTGGCGTCGACCCTCCGCGATCGGCGGAACAGTCGCTGTTGCGATCCTTATGATCGCAAGCCTGGCGCAGGGACATGCCGTCAATTTCCATGGTCAACCTCTCGCAGAGACCGGGCACGCGGTATGGCAGCATCAAGTTGCGGACGCCTCCCATGATGCAGGACCCGGTAGTTTCGCCGATCTCGCCGAGAAAGTTGCACCGGCTGTGATCGCGGTCAGCGCCAAGACCGGTGCAACGCTCCAAGCTTTCCCGAATCGACGGCGTGGCCCCAGAAACGAAAGTTCGGCTCCGCATGCTCCCGAGCAGGGACAGGACAGGGGCGAACTCGTCTCGATGGGGTCTGGCTTCCTCATCTCGCCGGACGGTTATGCCGTGACCAACAGCCACGTCGTTGAAGACAGCGATACGGCCGAGATCAGCACCAGTGACAACAAGACCTATTCAGCCAAGGTCATCGGAAAGGATGCGCTGAGCGATCTTGCCCTGATGAAAGTCGAAGGGCGCAGCGATTTCGCTTATGTAAAGCTCGCCGACCAGCCACCGCGCGTCGGTGATTGGGTGCTTGCCGTCGGCAATTCGTTCGGACTCGGGGGCTCGGTTACGGCCGGTATCGTTTCAGCGCGCGAGCGCAATCTCGAGATCAGTTCGTCGGAGGATTTCCTCCAGATCGACGCGCCGATCAACAACGGCGCTTCCGGCGGTCCGAGCTTCAATACCCAGGGTGAGGTCGTCGGCGTCAACAGCATGATCCTTTCACCCGGGGGAGGCTCCGCGGGCATCGCTTTCGCAATCCCCGCCGACACGGTCAAGGCGGTGATACCGCAACTGAAGGACAGGGGCGCGGTGACGCGCGGGTGGATCGGGGCGGAAGTTCAATCGGTCACCCCTGACATCGCCGAGAGTCTTGCCGCGAACAACCCTCATGGCGCGATCGTGGTCAGTGTTCAGGACAACGGTCCGGCTGCGAAGGCCGGCTTAAGAAGCGGGGACGTGATCTCCTCGTTACGTAATGAGCCGATCAAGAGCGCCAACGAATTGACCAAGAAGATCCATGTGATGGCGCCCGGCTCTTCGGCGCAGTTCACTGTGCTGCGGCAAGGAAAAGAGAGCTCCTTGAGCGTGACCTTGGGCCGGCTGCCCGACCAATCCAGCTCGCCCGCGGCCGATCCAAGATAG
- the dinB gene encoding DNA polymerase IV, whose translation MATTATILHADLDAFYASVEQLLDPSLRSKPIAVGGGVVLAASYEARAFGVRGGMPGRQARELCPQITFVSGHFREYQRLGDAAIEVIGDFTPLVERISIDEAFADVAGCTHLFGPPAEIARTIRQRVRAELGLPISVGVARTKHLAKIASQVAKPDGLVVVDPDTELEFLHRLPVELMWGVGPVTKARLAEMGVLTIGELAKTPGWSLERLLGPAAGEKLAALAWNRDPRAIKAHRRARSAGAQSAIGRKPAEEQVFRPTLLHLADRIGTRLRAKSRPGRTVTVRVRFGNLNSATRSVTLDAPISATVILAEIAEDLVRAVLAEHHHEKIISLLAISVSHLEERWDLELELPLGLHDDRRRPGSKIGMARWAADRAVDKIRDRFGWDAIGYGSVALGISRSVPDEFRELAEKDL comes from the coding sequence ATGGCAACGACAGCCACCATCCTGCACGCGGACTTGGATGCCTTCTATGCCTCGGTAGAGCAACTGCTTGACCCTTCGTTGCGCAGCAAACCAATCGCCGTCGGCGGTGGGGTTGTGCTTGCAGCTTCTTACGAGGCCCGGGCCTTCGGAGTGCGCGGGGGCATGCCGGGACGGCAGGCGCGCGAGCTCTGTCCGCAAATCACTTTTGTCAGTGGGCATTTTAGGGAATACCAACGATTGGGCGACGCCGCCATCGAGGTGATCGGCGATTTCACGCCGCTTGTGGAACGGATCTCCATCGACGAGGCGTTTGCCGACGTCGCAGGCTGCACCCATCTGTTCGGTCCGCCTGCCGAGATTGCGAGAACGATCCGCCAGCGCGTACGGGCAGAGCTTGGCCTTCCAATCTCAGTCGGTGTGGCGCGCACCAAGCATCTGGCAAAGATTGCCTCGCAAGTGGCCAAGCCCGACGGGCTGGTGGTCGTCGATCCCGACACAGAGCTCGAATTCCTTCACCGCTTGCCCGTCGAGCTGATGTGGGGAGTGGGCCCGGTCACGAAGGCGCGGCTCGCCGAGATGGGCGTGCTGACGATCGGCGAGCTGGCAAAGACACCCGGATGGTCGCTCGAGCGGTTGCTCGGTCCCGCGGCCGGAGAGAAGCTTGCTGCACTGGCGTGGAATCGCGATCCACGGGCAATCAAGGCTCACCGCCGGGCCCGATCGGCAGGAGCACAATCGGCCATTGGCAGGAAACCTGCCGAAGAGCAAGTTTTTCGACCAACCCTGCTTCACCTTGCCGACCGAATCGGCACTCGGCTCCGCGCCAAATCCAGGCCTGGTCGAACCGTGACGGTCCGCGTTCGCTTCGGCAATCTGAATTCGGCTACTCGGTCAGTAACGCTCGACGCACCAATTTCCGCGACCGTGATCCTCGCCGAGATTGCCGAGGATCTCGTGCGGGCGGTCCTTGCAGAACACCATCATGAGAAGATCATCTCGCTCCTGGCGATCTCCGTGTCGCATCTCGAAGAGCGCTGGGATCTGGAGCTTGAGCTTCCGCTCGGACTTCACGATGACCGCCGCCGCCCCGGCAGCAAAATTGGCATGGCACGATGGGCGGCTGACCGTGCCGTCGACAAGATCCGCGATCGCTTCGGGTGGGATGCGATTGGATATGGCTCGGTCGCGCTGGGTATCTCTCGTTCCGTTCCCGACGAGTTTCGCGAGCTCGCCGAAAAGGACCTGTGA
- a CDS encoding disulfide bond formation protein B, with the protein MTTQSAAIPAFRPAASAPALTASLAVTLIAAATIAGAWFFQLVLEILPCPLCLEQRYAYYLAIPLGALTALAARGGAPRPLLLAGLAILTLAALANAGLGTYHSGVEWGFWKGPTECTGPVVNLGSAGDLLSRLDTVKVVRCDEVQWRFLGLSLAGYNVLISLLMAAIAAWGFVRTAKRA; encoded by the coding sequence GTGACGACCCAGAGTGCTGCAATACCTGCATTTCGACCGGCCGCCAGTGCGCCTGCACTGACCGCCTCGCTGGCCGTCACCCTGATCGCGGCGGCGACGATTGCGGGGGCCTGGTTCTTCCAACTCGTGCTGGAGATCCTGCCCTGTCCGCTCTGCCTCGAGCAGCGCTACGCCTACTATCTCGCGATCCCGCTCGGTGCGCTCACGGCGCTGGCGGCGAGGGGCGGCGCGCCACGGCCGCTGCTGCTGGCCGGGCTCGCGATCCTTACGCTGGCCGCGCTCGCCAATGCCGGCCTCGGCACCTATCACTCGGGCGTCGAATGGGGATTTTGGAAGGGACCGACCGAATGCACCGGTCCGGTTGTCAATCTCGGCAGCGCCGGCGATCTGCTGTCGCGGCTCGACACGGTCAAGGTGGTGCGCTGCGACGAGGTGCAGTGGCGCTTCCTCGGCCTCTCGCTGGCCGGCTACAACGTGCTGATTTCGCTGCTGATGGCCGCGATCGCGGCCTGGGGATTCGTGCGGACGGCAAAGCGCGCGTAG